One Oncorhynchus kisutch isolate 150728-3 linkage group LG30, Okis_V2, whole genome shotgun sequence genomic window, CCCTGCCCCAAGTAAATTTCGATCCGTCTGGATATGTGAGCCTGCTTTTGCATGCCAATGCTGATGACTGTTCATTGGTCAACAATCAAGACCCCCAAGAATTTAAAGATGATAGGAAGGGTTAAAAACAGTGCGAGTAAAATGAAAAACAAGAAGTGAGGAGGAGGGTGAGCACGAGCTATGTAAAGAAATGTGTGCATAAAGAAACACATGAGCAGAATGTTATACTATGGTTGTTTGTCTATGGGAAAGAGGCGTACTAAAGATCTATGGTGGACAATAATATGCATTGTGAACAATAAGATTTGGAAGACAAAAATACTTTTTGTCCCCTCAAACATTGTTTAAACAACTATAAACGGAATTAAAAAGAAGCTGGCCAACAAGTTGTCCATTGACACTATTAAATAAGTAAATCATGTTAAGTAGTCTAATAATGAACCCCATGTATTGACGTGAAAACAGATTTGTATTTATACGAATGAATCTATTTATATAAAAAACAAAAAAGGAAAGAGGTGTCCTGTGGGGGTTGGACGGGACAGTTCAAAATGGTTGCGTAGCCTCTGCTTATTGATAATTGGCGCTATAAATAGTTTCTGCTCATATTTTGTGTGCTTATGTTTGGGTAGTTATGACACACTTACATTCATTAGATAAATTCTGTCACTCACCTTGCGCCTTACAGGTTGTTGATGTATGGAGACCTGACGCACGGATGGAGGATATAGTACAAGGAATACAGATGGGCCTGCAAAATACAGCTACATTTCTCATTGTCCTCTGTCCTCATAAACCATGCCATATTTTGGGTTTGCCATGTCCTGACTTACCTGATATATTTAGACCTTTGGACATCACTACTCAACTTCAAGAGTGCCAAATCGTAGTCATAAAACTCTGAAACCCCTTTGTCCTTCTTCTTAAAGACATCATAATCTGGATGAATTATAGGTTTCTGCTCCAACGTCATATCTGAATCAACAGACAAATATGATCTTATTAGTCAGGTGTTTGCCTCACAAATGACCATGTGCTGAAATCAAGGCATCAGAGAATAAGCTACAATTGAATAGAAATGCATTACAAtgaattatcaaatcaaatcaaattttatttgtcacatgcgcagaatacaacaaccttaccgtgaaatgcttacttacaagcccttaaccaacaatgcagttcaaggaATAGagttataaaatattttttacaaagcTATTCAATCAAAAACAcaagaaatgtacataacaataacgaggctatatacagggggtaccggtaccgagtcaatatgtgggggtacaggttagtcgaggtaatttgtaaagtgactatgcatagataataaacagagactagcagcagtgtaaaaacaaattgaggagggggggggggggatcaatgtAAATAGCCCGAGTGGCCATTTAATTAGTTGATCAGCAGTCttctggcttgggggtaaaagctgttaaggagccttttggtcctagacttggcgctctggtaccgcttgccggggccttcctctgacaccgcctagtacatACGTCCTGAATGTCAGGAAACTTggcccagtaatgtactgggtcATACTACCCTCTGTtacgccttacggtcagatgccgagcagttgccatacctggcggtgatgcaactggtcaggatgctctaatggtgcagctgtaggacgTTTTGAGGGTCtggggacctatgccaaatcttttcagtcttctgagggggaaaaggtgttgttgtgccctctttacaactgtcttggtgtgtttggaccatgatagtttgttggtgatgtggacaccaagtacCTTGAAACTCTTGAGCCGCTCCACTATAGCCCGTCGAttatgggggcctgttcggcccctCCTttgcctgtagtccacaatcagctcctttctcttgctcacattgagagacaggttgttgtcctggcaccaggtctctgacctcctcccaataaagactgtctcgttgttgtcggtgatcaggcctaccactgttgtgtcgtcagcaaacttaatgatggtgttgaagtcgtgcttggccacgcagtcgtgggtgatcagggagtacaggaggggactaagcacgcaccactgaggggccccaTCTGCCAGGATCAgcctggcagatgtgttgttgcctacccttaccccctggggaggcctgtcaggaagtctaggatccagttgcagagggaggtgtttagtcccagggtccttagattagtgataagctttgagggcactatggtgttgaactgcgagctgtagtcaatgaaaataATTCTCACATAggcgttccttttgtccaggtgggaaagggcagtgtggagtgtgattgagactgtcatctgtggatctgttggtgccaTATGCGACttggagtgggtctagcgtttctggcatgatggtgttgatgtgagccatgaccagccattcaaagcactacagacgtgagtgcttcACGGGCGGTAataatttagacaggttaccttcgctttcttgggcacagggacgatggtctgtttaaaacatgtaggtattacagacgctgccagggagaggttgaaaatatcagtttagacacttgccagttggtccacgcatacTTTGAGTACAGGTCCAGGTAATCCGTCTGGCACCACagttttgtgaatgttgacttgtttatggggtcttgctcacatcggcaacggagagcgtgatcacacagtcgtccagaacagctggtgctctcatgcatgcttcagtgttgcttgcctcaaagcgagcataaaaggcatttagctcatctggtaggcttgcgtcactgggcagctcgtggctgggttttcctttgtagtccgtaatagttctcaagccctgccacatccgacgagcgtcaaagCCATTCAATCTCAGTCCTGTTCTGACGCTTGGCCTGTTTGACGGTTCACCTGacggcatagcaggatttcttgtaagcgtccggaagcggcagctctagcctttagctcagtgcggatgttgcctgtaatccatggcttctggttgggaaatgtacgtatgatcactgtggggacaacgtcaacagctacaaataatataatataatataaactctcttggtagatagtgtggtctacagcttatcatgaggtattctacctcaggtaagcaatacctcaagacgtctttaatattagacatcgcgcaccagcagttattgaccaACAGAAACTTACACTCCCGCCCCCATTGTCTTACCaaacgtagctgctctgtcctgccgaaaCACAGAGAAGGCAGCCAGCTCCATATTATCCGCATCGTCGTTCAGCCAAGtatcagtgaaacataagatattacagtttttaatgtcccgttggtaggatagtcaatgGTAGATCGTCCAGTtggttttccaatgattgcacgttggccaataaatttagagggtagtggtggtttacctactcGCCTGCAAATTCTTACAAGGCCCGCgctcctcccccttttctctgTGTTTTCTTCACGCTGATGATGCGGATTTGGTCCTTGTCTCGACAAAGCAGTATATGCTCcgcgtccgactcattaaagaaaaagtaTTTGTCCAGTTTGAGGAGAGTAACCGCTGtactgatgtccagaagctcttttcggtcatgaGAGATGGCAGCAACAACATTATGAACAAAATGAGTTTACAGCAATGCGGGAAAAAAACATagcagttggttaggagcctgtaaaacggcagccCTCCCCTCCGGCACCATTATTGAATTGTACACATTGCCCAGAGATGTTCAGAGAAGCACAGTACCTTCCTGGTCGTAGACCTTCACTTTAATCATATCTATCTGCTTATCCCTGAAACAGTGAGCAGCTGTAAGGACAAATCTAGGCGTAACAAGGGTACCCATGCAAGATCTTTGCTCCTTTCCGACCTGAATGGAAGAAGGAGAAATAGATAAATACTGTAGCATGCCTACACAGTAGCCGTATAGTAGTTCCTCTTTCATGTAAAATGTTTCTCTAAGATCTATTTGTTGTTAATTGACTCACCAAGACAGAGATTGTGACTACCCAAGGGTATTCTTGCCGTTTGGATGTGGTGGAATCATCACCATCACGGTCCCAGGATAGACCACACAGGTCTACACTGTTACTCTCATCtatagagaagcagagagagaaaaaaaacacacctaTGATCCTGTACACCAAGGTGCACTAATTAAATCTGTACACACTACATATACACCCATGCAATCCTACACTGACCTATAATCATCTTGAACAAGGATGTCAGTTTGGTGTC contains:
- the LOC116358638 gene encoding complement factor B-like, which produces MNEEEINKLVSKKSSERHFYKLRDDTKLTSLFKMIIDESNSVDLCGLSWDRDGDDSTTSKRQEYPWVVTISVLVGKEQRSCMGTLVTPRFVLTAAHCFRDKQIDMIKVKVYDQEDMTLEQKPIIHPDYDVFKKKDKGVSEFYDYDLALLKLSSDVQRSKYIRPICIPCTISSIRASGLHTSTTCKAQGE